In the Streptomyces sp. f51 genome, one interval contains:
- a CDS encoding antitoxin, producing MGIFDKFKHNRTAQDKASDMSDAAEKQVNKRTGDKYADKVDDAQQKAEGAMGMDRDRPPQP from the coding sequence TGGGCATCTTCGACAAGTTCAAGCACAACCGGACCGCCCAGGACAAAGCGTCGGACATGTCCGATGCCGCCGAGAAGCAGGTCAACAAGCGGACCGGCGACAAGTACGCGGACAAGGTCGACGACGCGCAGCAGAAGGCGGAAGGCGCGATGGGCATGGACCGCGACCGGCCCCCACAGCCGTAG
- a CDS encoding TetR/AcrR family transcriptional regulator gives MRRAILGAALDVIAAEGPSAVSLRDLARRAGVSHAAPAYHFKDRVGLLTAIAAEGFGLLATALDDTGDAREAGGRYVRFAREQPAHFQVMFSPEPLREDDLELTTARALAGRRLRDAVSALPAEGRGTDGHLAGIAVWSLAHGFAALLIGHQLDGQVGAEDPAEVFDSLTGLLFPSPEP, from the coding sequence CTGCGCCGCGCGATCCTCGGTGCCGCCCTCGACGTCATCGCCGCCGAGGGCCCCTCCGCGGTGAGCCTGCGCGATCTGGCCCGGCGCGCGGGCGTCTCGCACGCCGCCCCCGCGTACCACTTCAAGGACCGCGTCGGCCTGCTCACGGCCATCGCCGCCGAGGGCTTCGGCCTCCTCGCCACCGCGCTCGACGACACCGGGGACGCGCGCGAAGCGGGCGGGCGCTATGTGCGCTTCGCGCGGGAGCAGCCCGCCCACTTCCAGGTCATGTTCTCCCCGGAGCCGCTCCGCGAGGACGACCTGGAGCTGACGACGGCCCGGGCCCTCGCCGGCCGGCGGCTGCGGGACGCCGTCTCCGCGCTCCCCGCCGAGGGCCGCGGCACCGACGGCCACCTCGCCGGCATCGCGGTCTGGTCGCTCGCCCACGGCTTCGCCGCCCTGCTGATCGGCCACCAGCTGGACGGCCAGGTGGGCGCGGAGGACCCCGCCGAGGTCTTCGACTCCCTGACGGGCCTGCTGTTCCCCTCTCCGGAGCCCTGA
- the mfd gene encoding transcription-repair coupling factor has protein sequence MSLHGLLDAVVKDAALTEAVKAAADGNRRHVDLVGPPAARPFAVAALARETGRTVLAVTATGREAEDLAAALRSLLPPDGVAEYPSWETLPHERLSPRSDTVGRRLAVLRRLAHPRPDDPETGPVSVVVAPIRSVLQPQVKGLGDLEPVILRTGVSADLGETVEALAAAAYSRVELVEKRGEFAVRGGILDVFPPTEEHPLRVEFWGDDVEEIRYFKIADQRSLEVAEHGLWAPPCRELLLTEDVRARAEALAEAHPELGELLGKIAEGIAVEGMESLAPVLVDDMELLLDVLPEGSMTIVCDPERVRTRASDLVATSQEFLQASWAATAGGGEAPIDVGAASLWSIADVRDRARELDMMWWSVSPFAADGELTDSFAGGVGDTLKLGMHAPETYRGDTARALADTKGWLAEGWHTVYVTEAHGPAARTVEVLGGEGIAARLDTDLADIGPSVVHVACGSIDYGFVDPALRLAVLTETDLSGQKAAGKDGARMPARRRKTIDPLTLETGDYIVHEQHGVGRYIEMVQRTVQSATREYLVVEYAPAKRGQPGDRLYIPTDQLEQITKYVGGEAPTLHRLGGADWTKTKARAKKAVKEIAADLIKLYSARMAAPGHAFGADTPWQRELEDAFPYAETPDQLTTIAEVKEDMEKTVPMDRLICGDVGYGKTEIAVRAAFKAVQDGKQVAVLVPTTLLVQQHFGTFSERYSQFPVNVRALSRFQTETEAKAVLEGLREGSVDLVIGTHRLFSSETKFKDLGLVIVDEEQRFGVEHKEQLKKLRANVDVLTMSATPIPRTLEMAVTGIREMSTITTPPEERHPVLTFVGPYEEKQIGAAIRRELLREGQVFYIHNRVESIDRAAARLREIVPEARIATAHGQMSEQALEQVVVDFWEKKFDVLVSTTIVESGIDISNANTLIVERGDNFGLSQLHQLRGRVGRGRERGYAYFLYPPEKPLTETAHERLATIAQHTEMGAGMYVAMKDLEIRGAGNLLGGEQSGHIAGVGFDLYVRMVGEAVADYRASLEGGVEEEPPLEVKIELPVDAHVPHEYAPGERLRLQAYRSIASANTEEDVRAVREELVDRYGKLPEPVENLLLVAGLRMLARACGVGEIVLQGNNVRFAPVELRESQELRLKRLYPGTVIKPTAHQILVPRPKTARVGGKPLVGRELLGWTGEFLATVLGS, from the coding sequence ATGAGCCTGCACGGTCTGCTCGACGCCGTCGTCAAGGACGCCGCCCTCACGGAGGCGGTGAAGGCCGCCGCCGACGGCAACCGGAGGCATGTCGACCTGGTCGGCCCCCCGGCGGCACGCCCGTTCGCCGTGGCCGCGCTCGCCCGCGAGACCGGCCGTACGGTCCTGGCGGTCACGGCCACCGGCCGCGAGGCCGAGGACCTGGCCGCCGCCCTGCGCTCCCTGCTCCCGCCGGACGGCGTCGCGGAGTACCCCTCGTGGGAGACGCTGCCGCACGAGCGGCTCTCCCCCCGCTCCGACACCGTCGGCCGGCGCCTCGCCGTCCTGCGGCGCCTGGCCCACCCGCGCCCCGACGACCCCGAGACCGGCCCGGTCTCCGTCGTCGTGGCCCCCATCCGTTCCGTCCTCCAGCCGCAGGTCAAGGGGCTCGGAGACCTGGAGCCCGTCATCCTGCGCACCGGGGTGAGCGCCGACCTGGGCGAGACCGTCGAGGCGCTCGCGGCAGCCGCGTACTCCCGAGTCGAACTCGTCGAGAAGCGGGGCGAGTTCGCGGTCCGCGGCGGCATCCTGGACGTCTTCCCGCCCACCGAGGAGCACCCGCTGCGGGTGGAGTTCTGGGGCGACGACGTCGAGGAGATCCGCTACTTCAAGATCGCGGACCAGCGCTCGCTGGAGGTCGCCGAACACGGCCTGTGGGCGCCGCCCTGCCGCGAGCTGCTGCTCACCGAGGACGTACGGGCGCGGGCCGAGGCGCTCGCCGAGGCCCACCCGGAGCTGGGCGAACTCCTCGGCAAGATCGCCGAGGGCATCGCCGTCGAGGGCATGGAGTCGCTCGCCCCCGTCCTCGTCGACGACATGGAGCTGCTCCTCGACGTCCTGCCCGAGGGCTCCATGACGATCGTGTGCGACCCGGAGCGGGTGAGGACCCGGGCCTCCGACCTGGTCGCGACCTCGCAGGAGTTCCTCCAGGCGTCCTGGGCGGCGACGGCCGGGGGCGGCGAGGCACCCATCGACGTCGGCGCGGCCTCCCTGTGGTCCATCGCGGACGTACGGGACCGGGCGCGCGAGCTGGACATGATGTGGTGGTCGGTCTCGCCGTTCGCCGCCGACGGGGAACTCACGGACTCCTTCGCCGGCGGGGTGGGGGACACCCTCAAGCTGGGCATGCACGCCCCCGAGACCTACCGCGGCGACACCGCCCGCGCGCTCGCCGACACCAAGGGCTGGCTGGCCGAGGGCTGGCACACGGTCTACGTCACCGAGGCGCACGGCCCCGCGGCCCGCACCGTCGAGGTGCTCGGCGGCGAGGGCATCGCCGCCCGCCTCGACACCGATCTCGCCGACATCGGCCCCTCCGTCGTCCACGTGGCCTGCGGCTCCATCGACTACGGCTTCGTCGACCCGGCGCTGCGCCTCGCCGTCCTGACGGAGACCGACCTCTCCGGCCAGAAGGCGGCCGGCAAGGACGGCGCCCGGATGCCGGCCCGCCGCCGCAAGACGATCGACCCGCTGACCCTGGAGACCGGCGACTACATCGTGCACGAACAGCACGGTGTGGGCCGCTACATCGAGATGGTGCAGCGCACCGTCCAGTCCGCGACCCGCGAGTACCTGGTCGTCGAGTACGCCCCCGCCAAACGCGGCCAGCCCGGCGACCGCCTCTACATCCCCACCGACCAGCTGGAGCAGATCACCAAGTACGTCGGCGGCGAGGCCCCCACGCTGCACCGACTCGGCGGCGCCGACTGGACCAAGACCAAGGCGCGCGCCAAGAAGGCGGTCAAGGAGATCGCCGCCGACCTGATCAAGCTGTACTCGGCGCGCATGGCCGCCCCCGGCCACGCGTTCGGCGCCGACACGCCCTGGCAGCGCGAGCTGGAGGACGCGTTCCCGTACGCGGAGACCCCCGACCAGCTCACGACGATCGCCGAGGTCAAGGAGGACATGGAGAAGACGGTCCCGATGGACCGTCTGATCTGCGGCGACGTCGGCTACGGCAAGACGGAGATCGCGGTGCGGGCCGCGTTCAAGGCGGTGCAGGACGGCAAGCAGGTCGCGGTCCTGGTGCCCACGACCCTGCTCGTGCAGCAGCACTTCGGCACCTTCTCCGAGCGCTACTCGCAGTTCCCGGTGAACGTCCGCGCCCTGTCCCGCTTCCAGACGGAGACCGAGGCCAAGGCGGTCCTGGAGGGGCTGCGCGAGGGCTCGGTCGACCTCGTCATCGGCACCCACCGCCTGTTCTCCTCGGAGACGAAGTTCAAGGACCTCGGCCTGGTCATCGTCGACGAGGAACAGCGCTTCGGCGTCGAGCACAAGGAGCAGCTGAAGAAGCTCCGCGCCAACGTCGACGTCCTGACGATGTCCGCCACCCCCATCCCCCGTACGCTCGAAATGGCGGTGACGGGCATCCGGGAGATGTCCACGATCACCACCCCGCCGGAGGAGCGGCACCCGGTGCTGACCTTCGTCGGCCCGTACGAGGAGAAGCAGATCGGCGCGGCCATCCGCCGTGAACTGCTGCGCGAGGGCCAGGTCTTCTACATCCACAACCGGGTCGAGTCCATCGATCGGGCGGCCGCCCGCCTCCGCGAGATCGTCCCGGAGGCGCGGATCGCCACGGCCCACGGCCAGATGTCGGAACAGGCGCTGGAGCAGGTGGTCGTCGACTTCTGGGAGAAGAAGTTCGACGTCCTGGTGTCCACGACGATCGTCGAGTCCGGCATCGACATCTCGAACGCCAACACGCTGATCGTGGAGCGCGGCGACAACTTCGGTCTCTCGCAGCTGCACCAGCTGCGCGGCCGGGTCGGACGCGGCCGGGAACGCGGCTACGCCTACTTCCTGTACCCGCCGGAGAAGCCCCTCACGGAGACGGCCCACGAACGCCTCGCCACGATCGCCCAGCACACCGAGATGGGCGCGGGCATGTACGTGGCCATGAAGGACCTGGAGATCCGCGGCGCGGGCAATCTGCTCGGCGGCGAGCAGTCGGGCCACATCGCCGGTGTCGGCTTCGACCTGTACGTGCGCATGGTGGGCGAGGCGGTCGCGGACTACCGCGCCTCGCTGGAGGGCGGTGTGGAGGAGGAACCGCCGCTGGAGGTCAAGATCGAGCTCCCGGTCGACGCGCACGTCCCGCACGAGTACGCGCCGGGCGAGCGGCTGCGCCTCCAGGCGTACCGGTCCATCGCCTCCGCGAACACGGAGGAGGACGTCAGGGCCGTACGCGAGGAACTCGTCGACCGCTACGGCAAGTTGCCGGAGCCGGTGGAGAACCTGCTGCTGGTGGCCGGGCTGCGGATGCTCGCGCGGGCCTGCGGGGTGGGCGAGATCGTCCTCCAGGGCAACAACGTCCGCTTCGCGCCGGTGGAGTTGAGGGAGTCCCAGGAGCTGCGCCTGAAGCGGCTCTACCCGGGGACCGTCATCAAGCCGACGGCCCACCAGATCCTCGTCCCCCGCCCGAAGACCGCGAGGGTCGGCGGAAAGCCGCTGGTGGGACGCGAACTGCTGGGCTGGACGGGGGAGTTCCTGGCCACGGTGCTGGGGTCCTAG
- a CDS encoding FtsX-like permease family protein, producing MTVLKTSMRNFFAHKGRMALSAVAVLLSVAFVCGTLVFSDTMNTTFDKLFAATSSDVTVSAKSASDTGETTSDNGKPPVMPASVLAKVRSAPGVKSAEGTVFSSAVTVVDADKDSLSPSSGAPTIVGSWNANEARTMKVTSGAAPKGSGQVMIDADTADKHHLKLGDEIGVISAVGTHTAKISGIATFTVTNPGAAIFYLDTPTAQKTLVGQSGVYTNVNVTAAAGVSDARLKQDVTAATGGHYKVQTAKETADANRKDVGSFLDVMKYAMLGFAGIAFLVGIFLIINTFSMLVAQRTREIGLMRAIGSSRKQVNRSVLVEALFLGVTGSALGVGAGIGIAVGLMKLMSMTGMNLSTDDLTVAWTTPVIGMVLGIVVTVLAAYLPARRAGKVSPMAALRDAGAPADAKAGVVRAVLGLLLTGAGGYGLYLAADASKASQGSMWLGLGVVLSLLGFVVIGPLLASGVVRVLGAVLLRAFGPVGRMAERNALRNPRRTGATGAALMIGLALVACLSVVGSSMVASATDQLDKTVGTDFIIQNDKGQPFTPQAVQAVKKTPGLARVTEYKATEGDYTTPDGKTLKNTDITAADPSYATDLRTKTVAGKLQDAYLPDSMSVHENFAKAHGIHLGSKIKIAFKGGATADLTVRAITSSDAVIDKGAKYMSIATLAKYVPADKMPLDAMVFASAKDGQQATAYKALKSSLHDYPQYQVRDQTDYKQALKDQIGQMLNLIYGLLALAIIVAVLGVVNTLALSVVERTREIGLMRAIGLSRRQLRRMIRMESVVIALFGALLGLGLGMGWGATAQKLLALEGLNVLEIPWPTIIAVFVGSAFVGLFAALIPAFRAGRMNVLNAIATD from the coding sequence ATGACCGTCCTCAAGACCTCGATGCGCAACTTCTTCGCGCACAAGGGACGCATGGCCCTGTCGGCCGTCGCCGTCCTGCTGTCGGTGGCCTTCGTCTGCGGCACGCTGGTGTTCAGCGACACGATGAACACGACGTTCGACAAGCTCTTCGCGGCCACCTCGTCCGATGTGACGGTGAGCGCCAAGAGCGCCTCGGACACCGGCGAGACGACGTCCGACAACGGCAAGCCGCCGGTCATGCCCGCCTCGGTCCTCGCCAAGGTGCGGTCGGCGCCCGGCGTGAAGTCGGCGGAGGGCACCGTCTTCTCCAGCGCCGTGACCGTCGTCGACGCGGACAAGGACAGCCTGTCGCCCTCCAGCGGCGCGCCCACCATCGTCGGCAGCTGGAACGCCAACGAGGCCCGCACCATGAAGGTGACCTCCGGCGCGGCGCCCAAGGGCTCCGGCCAGGTGATGATCGACGCGGACACCGCCGACAAGCACCACCTGAAGCTCGGCGACGAGATCGGCGTGATCAGCGCGGTCGGCACCCACACCGCGAAGATCTCCGGCATCGCCACCTTCACCGTCACCAACCCCGGCGCGGCGATCTTCTACCTGGACACGCCGACCGCCCAGAAGACGCTCGTCGGACAGAGCGGCGTCTACACGAACGTCAACGTCACCGCGGCCGCCGGCGTCAGCGACGCCCGGCTCAAGCAGGACGTGACGGCCGCGACCGGCGGCCACTACAAGGTGCAGACCGCCAAGGAGACCGCCGACGCCAACCGCAAGGACGTGGGCAGCTTCCTGGACGTCATGAAGTACGCGATGCTCGGCTTCGCCGGGATCGCCTTCCTGGTCGGCATCTTCCTCATCATCAACACCTTCTCGATGCTGGTCGCCCAGCGCACCCGCGAGATCGGTCTGATGCGGGCCATCGGCTCCAGCCGCAAGCAGGTCAACCGCTCGGTCCTGGTCGAGGCGCTGTTCCTCGGCGTGACCGGATCGGCCCTCGGGGTCGGCGCGGGCATCGGCATCGCCGTCGGGCTGATGAAGCTCATGAGCATGACCGGCATGAACCTGTCCACCGACGATCTGACGGTGGCCTGGACGACCCCGGTCATCGGCATGGTGCTGGGCATCGTGGTCACGGTCCTGGCCGCCTACCTGCCCGCCCGCCGCGCCGGCAAGGTCTCCCCGATGGCCGCCCTGCGCGACGCCGGCGCCCCCGCCGACGCGAAGGCCGGTGTCGTACGGGCCGTCCTCGGTCTGCTCCTCACCGGCGCGGGCGGCTACGGCCTCTACCTCGCCGCCGACGCGAGCAAGGCGAGCCAGGGCTCGATGTGGCTCGGACTCGGCGTGGTGCTCAGCCTGCTCGGGTTCGTCGTGATCGGCCCGCTGCTCGCGAGCGGTGTGGTGCGCGTCCTCGGCGCCGTCCTGCTGCGGGCCTTCGGTCCGGTGGGACGGATGGCCGAGCGCAACGCGCTGCGCAACCCGCGCCGCACCGGTGCCACCGGCGCCGCCCTGATGATCGGCCTCGCGCTGGTCGCCTGCCTGTCGGTGGTCGGCTCCTCCATGGTCGCCTCCGCCACCGACCAGCTCGACAAGACCGTCGGCACGGACTTCATCATCCAGAACGACAAGGGGCAGCCGTTCACCCCGCAGGCCGTGCAGGCCGTGAAGAAGACGCCGGGGCTGGCCCGCGTCACCGAGTACAAGGCCACCGAGGGCGACTACACGACCCCCGACGGCAAGACGCTCAAGAACACCGACATCACGGCGGCCGATCCCTCGTACGCCACCGACCTGCGTACCAAGACGGTCGCCGGCAAGCTCCAGGACGCCTACCTGCCCGACTCGATGTCCGTGCACGAGAACTTCGCCAAGGCGCACGGCATCCACCTCGGGTCGAAGATCAAGATCGCCTTCAAGGGCGGCGCCACCGCCGACCTGACGGTCCGGGCCATCACCAGCAGTGACGCCGTCATCGACAAGGGCGCCAAGTACATGTCCATCGCCACGCTCGCCAAGTACGTGCCGGCCGACAAGATGCCGCTGGACGCGATGGTGTTCGCCTCGGCCAAGGACGGGCAGCAGGCCACCGCGTACAAGGCCCTGAAGTCCTCCCTGCACGACTACCCGCAGTACCAGGTGCGCGACCAGACGGACTACAAGCAGGCCCTGAAGGACCAGATCGGCCAGATGCTGAACCTGATCTACGGCCTGCTGGCCCTCGCGATCATCGTCGCGGTCCTCGGCGTGGTGAACACCCTCGCCCTCTCCGTGGTCGAGCGCACCAGGGAGATCGGCCTGATGCGGGCCATCGGCCTCTCGCGCCGCCAGCTGCGCCGCATGATCCGGATGGAGTCGGTGGTCATCGCCCTCTTCGGCGCGCTGCTGGGCCTCGGCCTGGGCATGGGCTGGGGCGCGACCGCCCAGAAGCTCCTCGCCCTGGAGGGACTGAACGTCCTGGAGATCCCCTGGCCGACCATCATCGCGGTCTTCGTCGGCTCGGCCTTCGTGGGCCTGTTCGCCGCCCTGATCCCGGCGTTCCGGGCGGGCCGGATGAACGTACTGAACGCGATCGCCACCGACTAG
- a CDS encoding ABC transporter ATP-binding protein translates to MTSAVSIPRHEGTGGRTAVAARARQVVKAYGSGETRVVALDQVDVDIARGRFTAIMGPSGSGKSTLMHCLAGLDTVTSGQIFLDETEITGLKDKKLTQLRRDRIGFIFQAFNLLPTLNALENITLPMDIAGRKPDRAWLNQVVDTVGLKDRLKHRPTQLSGGQQQRVAVARALAARPEIIFGDEPTGNLDSRAGAEVLGFLRRSVDELGQTIVMVTHDPVAASYADRVLYLADGRIVDEMHQPTADQVLDRMKDFDSRGRTS, encoded by the coding sequence GTGACATCGGCTGTAAGCATTCCCAGGCACGAGGGCACTGGAGGGCGTACGGCCGTCGCCGCGCGGGCGCGACAGGTCGTCAAGGCGTACGGGTCGGGGGAGACCCGTGTGGTCGCCCTCGACCAGGTCGACGTGGACATCGCGCGGGGCCGGTTCACCGCGATCATGGGTCCCTCGGGGTCGGGCAAGTCCACCCTGATGCACTGCCTCGCCGGGCTCGACACCGTCACCTCCGGCCAGATCTTCCTGGACGAGACCGAGATCACCGGGCTCAAGGACAAGAAGCTGACGCAGCTGCGCCGGGACCGGATCGGTTTCATCTTCCAGGCGTTCAACCTGCTGCCCACGCTCAACGCCCTGGAGAACATCACGCTCCCCATGGACATCGCGGGCCGCAAGCCCGACCGGGCCTGGCTGAACCAGGTCGTGGACACGGTCGGGCTCAAGGACCGGCTCAAGCACCGTCCGACCCAGCTCTCCGGCGGCCAGCAGCAGCGCGTCGCGGTGGCGCGGGCGCTGGCGGCCCGCCCCGAGATCATCTTCGGTGACGAGCCGACCGGAAACCTCGACTCCCGGGCCGGCGCCGAGGTGCTGGGCTTCCTGCGGCGCTCGGTGGACGAGCTCGGCCAGACCATCGTGATGGTCACGCACGACCCGGTGGCGGCCTCGTACGCGGACCGGGTGCTGTATCTCGCGGACGGCAGGATCGTCGACGAGATGCACCAGCCGACGGCCGATCAGGTCCTGGACCGCATGAAGGACTTCGACTCCCGCGGGCGGACGTCATGA
- a CDS encoding MFS transporter, translating to MGKGNTGTPVVREHTVPTDRTETRRRRAVVAALMLAMALAALDSTVVSTAVPQIVGDLGGFSVFSWLFSGYLLAVTVTLPVYGKLSDTFGRKPVLVAGAALFLLGSLLCATAWNMAALIAFRVVQGLGGGALQGTVQTLAADLYPLGERPKIQARLSTVWAVSAIAGPALGGALAAYADWRWIFLVNLPVGALALWLIVRHLREPRRAVPDRRPRIDWAGALAVFACGGVLLTALVQGGVAWDWLSAPSLALFATGACLLAVVVTVERRAAEPIIPGWVWRRRTIAAVNLALGALGLLMVAPTVFLPTYAQAVLGLAPVSAGFVLSVWTLSWPVSAALSQHVYRRIGFRNTAMLGIAAAGLLLLAFPFLPVPGRPWQPALLMLLLGGALGLFQLPLIIGVQSTVGWAERGTTTASVLFCRQTGQTLGAALFGAVANGVLAAGLGGAGDLDAVTRALNSGAPARQLRGAVADAVHAVYLGAAGAAALAFLVLLLLAPRRFPVIEDPAD from the coding sequence GTGGGCAAGGGGAACACCGGGACACCGGTCGTACGCGAGCACACCGTCCCGACCGACCGGACCGAAACCCGGCGGCGGCGCGCGGTCGTCGCCGCGCTCATGCTGGCGATGGCGCTCGCCGCCCTCGACTCCACCGTCGTGTCCACCGCCGTTCCGCAGATCGTCGGCGACCTCGGCGGATTCTCCGTCTTCTCCTGGCTGTTCTCGGGCTATCTGCTCGCCGTCACGGTCACCCTCCCCGTCTACGGCAAGCTCTCCGACACCTTCGGCCGCAAACCGGTCCTCGTGGCGGGCGCCGCGCTCTTCCTGCTCGGCTCGCTGCTGTGCGCCACCGCCTGGAACATGGCCGCGCTCATCGCCTTCCGCGTCGTGCAGGGCCTGGGCGGCGGCGCCCTCCAGGGCACCGTGCAGACCCTGGCCGCCGATCTGTACCCGCTCGGAGAACGCCCGAAGATCCAGGCCAGGCTGTCCACCGTGTGGGCGGTCTCGGCGATCGCGGGTCCCGCCCTGGGCGGAGCCCTCGCGGCGTACGCCGACTGGCGCTGGATCTTCCTCGTCAACCTGCCGGTCGGCGCCCTCGCCCTGTGGCTGATCGTCCGTCATCTGCGCGAGCCCCGGCGGGCCGTCCCCGACCGGCGGCCGCGGATCGACTGGGCGGGCGCCCTCGCGGTGTTCGCCTGCGGCGGTGTCCTGCTGACCGCGCTGGTGCAGGGCGGTGTCGCCTGGGACTGGCTCTCCGCCCCCTCGCTCGCCCTGTTCGCCACGGGCGCGTGCCTCCTCGCCGTCGTCGTGACCGTGGAGCGCCGGGCCGCGGAACCGATCATCCCGGGCTGGGTGTGGCGCCGCCGCACGATCGCCGCGGTCAACCTCGCGCTCGGCGCACTGGGACTGCTGATGGTCGCGCCGACGGTCTTCCTTCCCACCTACGCGCAGGCGGTCCTCGGCCTCGCCCCGGTCTCCGCCGGATTCGTGCTCTCCGTCTGGACGCTGAGCTGGCCGGTGTCGGCGGCGCTCAGCCAGCACGTCTACCGCCGTATCGGCTTCCGGAACACCGCGATGCTCGGCATCGCCGCCGCGGGCCTGCTCCTGCTCGCCTTCCCCTTCCTGCCCGTCCCCGGCCGGCCGTGGCAGCCCGCGCTGCTGATGCTGCTGCTCGGGGGCGCGCTCGGACTCTTCCAGCTCCCCCTGATCATCGGCGTCCAGTCCACCGTCGGATGGGCCGAACGCGGGACGACCACCGCCTCCGTCCTGTTCTGCCGGCAGACCGGACAGACCCTGGGGGCCGCCCTGTTCGGCGCCGTCGCCAACGGGGTGCTGGCCGCCGGGCTCGGCGGGGCCGGTGATCTCGACGCGGTCACCCGCGCCCTGAACTCGGGCGCCCCGGCGCGGCAGTTGCGAGGCGCGGTCGCCGACGCGGTCCACGCCGTCTATCTGGGCGCCGCCGGTGCCGCGGCCCTCGCCTTCCTGGTCCTGCTGCTCCTCGCGCCGCGCCGCTTCCCCGTGATCGAGGACCCCGCGGACTGA
- a CDS encoding DUF485 domain-containing protein — MPDPFASPEHPRPHQHRPHQDSYQPPPAPRAPLYQPYDPYTDDPSHSAYPPPEPPPDPTRLTYPWQPRPRPPEPPQPRVPRHRPLGQHSDIRVLRGAYRRQRRVASLTALGYFTLFLILSAFAPSLMTSTVSGGLSTGLLLGLLQVPVTCLAIALYEHSARRRLDPIADRIRRQSELDAKRGAGR, encoded by the coding sequence ATGCCCGACCCGTTCGCGTCCCCCGAACACCCAAGGCCCCATCAGCACCGACCGCACCAGGACTCCTACCAGCCGCCCCCGGCCCCACGAGCACCCCTGTACCAGCCGTACGACCCGTACACGGACGACCCGTCGCACTCCGCGTATCCGCCGCCCGAGCCGCCCCCCGACCCCACCCGGCTGACCTACCCCTGGCAGCCCCGGCCGCGGCCGCCCGAGCCCCCGCAACCGCGGGTGCCGCGCCACCGGCCGCTCGGACAGCACAGCGACATCAGGGTCCTGCGCGGCGCCTACCGCCGCCAGCGCCGCGTCGCGAGCCTCACGGCCCTCGGCTACTTCACCCTTTTCCTCATCCTGTCGGCCTTCGCCCCGTCGCTGATGACCAGCACCGTGTCCGGCGGACTGTCGACCGGGCTGCTGCTCGGCCTGCTCCAGGTCCCCGTCACCTGCCTGGCCATCGCCCTGTACGAGCACTCCGCGCGCCGGCGCCTCGACCCGATCGCGGACCGGATCCGCAGACAGAGCGAACTCGACGCGAAGAGGGGGGCGGGACGATGA